A stretch of the Channa argus isolate prfri chromosome 9, Channa argus male v1.0, whole genome shotgun sequence genome encodes the following:
- the frmpd4 gene encoding FERM and PDZ domain-containing protein 4 isoform X8, which translates to MPNVLKVYLENGQTKSFKFDSNTSIKDVILTLQEKLSIKSIEHFSLMLEQRSEGSASKLMLLHEQEMLTQVTQRPGSHKMKCFFRITFVPKDPVDLLRRDAVAFEYLYVQSCNDVVLERFGSELKYDTALRLAALQMYILTINTKQSQKVSLKYIEKEWGLALFLPPAVLSSMKEKNIKKALTHILKTNQNLVPPGKKLTALQAKVHYLKYLSDLRLYGGRVFKSTLIQGEKHTEVTLLVGPKYGISHVINTKTNLVALLADFSHVNRIEMYTEDENRVRVELHVLDVKPITLLMESVDAMNLACLTAGYYRLLVDSRRSIFNVAKNTDSMNTCHAARMKQNYQAIECTYSTPHKGCEDRNNQSCNQDYSEQECEFLDHRRCEGQPVYITEIHQPQHSIHVAERAECCRLPCSQTYLNVQRPKPQDSSRSAKVSFIFGDPPLDSVNPQNLGYQRLMDGSPEIIDNHSRMYRRLEEDYKMMDAIEDGDGYHYSTKIFGPSECIEEPLLHDICYAETTDDAEDEDDISCEEDMVMSDIDKPMLLSLSGSSDDIIDLTSLPPPPEGNDEEDNDVLLHSLNLAIAAPPPGFRDSSDEEEQQGAGTLAQGARSDIPVSLIDSVPTHRAEGHGQPLDNAVVSTLQALEALAASEEQSSAQSESSTGVQLSRAFSPESSDSGNETNSSEMTESSELAIAQRHSDNHLRMHVAMTEGYHAINEEKPETATNDDGARAIPYNPQEHQEEAKSSAIASSQIFHSDGGEMEPETMEIKSVSEYFTKMHMGSVMSRQRGKQKEAERQTQGDTCEFSDRSQMTSQDSVKEESPHLVGKYNAFTVRDSYYMNQLDLGRTHFKDRHQKWQQRVTGNKMAENVSPECENDSQASHADRLTVKGEKKDSDERSQQLNAHFHSPSKGPIPAEADATSQDNEQQPIKIPTSEQDVTRLYEYHVSKRMSSIQSEGVHSLQSSQCSSIDAGCSTGSSSCVTPMDSPLCATDNMHLLSESSLRGLSYVTAEEKSYGPQSHGKAGHPMDPTLLRKIHAATSAEPGFTISRDGSHRMAKIKETTACTQLKKVGEESSLALCNETSTTTTTMSLPSLRSSTEPSGLTQESPEPDPHVMAFLSSRSSCEPTLGSLRKPRRVRMLRRSWSTLMPGSRSLEALIEKTKATLTGKSGGQNLQSQNAPEEQRIFSAKTLPKSMSQGSVASYSSGRGLLRGASGLPTESTAPRLMTWKCHRPFSHCFLRRKANTNGDNEGRAVPSHALFSASSACCEENTKQNAVYKAEQNTMATTMSDMSLEARLARVNSMKGKTYSLHTGFALARKDALDMISVLRCSVGHLSKGVRSKVSEADMEAFSQLLFMQAKVLNSACSQMAMEYSSPEELLLTLTHSFHTLCCLTQACMSLVEGLSAEREQREVVAKVDEVVMNYVCLLKVAEAALGGSPSDQSVNALTHHSATMSAIINTLTHSLEALLNK; encoded by the exons ATGCCAAATGTTCTGAAGGTCTACCTGGAGAATGGGCAGactaaatcatttaaatttgacagcaacacatccatTAAG GATGTCATCTTGACCCTTCAAGAAAAGCTGTCCATTAAGAGCATTGAGCACTTCTCCTTGATGCTAGAGCAAAGGTCTGAGGGATCTGCCAGTAAACTCATGCTCCTGCACGAGCAGGAGATGCTGACTcag GTGACACAGAGGCCAGGGTCACACAAAATGAAGTGCTTTTTTCGCATTACATTTGTCCCAAAGGATCCTGTGGACCTGCTTAGGAGAGATGCAGTAGCCTTTGAGTACCTTTATGTTCAG AGCTGTAATGATGTGGTACTAGAGAGATTTGGGTCCGAGCTTAAGTATGACACAGCCCTCCGCCTGGCTGCCCTACAAATGTATATTCTAACCATCAATACCAAGCAGTCCCAGAAAGTTTCGCTGAAGTATATAGA AAAGGAGTGGGGTTTGGCATTGTTCCTGCCTCCTGCAGTGCTTTCTAGCATgaaagagaagaacatcaaAAAAGCTCTTACTCACATCCTTAAAACCAACCAGAACCTGGTTCCACCAGGTAAAAAg CTGACTGCATTGCAGGCAAAAGTGCATTATCTGAAGTATCTCAGCGACTTAAGACTGTATGGCGGACGGGTCTTTAAATCTACTTTAATT CAAGGCGAGAAGCACACAGAGGTGACTTTGCTGGTGGGGCCCAAATATGGCATTAGTCATGTGATTAACACCAAAACAAACCTGGTGGCACTTCTGGCTGATTTCAGTCATGTCAACCGCATCGAGATGTATACGGAAGATGAGAACAGAGTTAGAGTGGAACTACATGTCCTGGATGTGAAG CCCATCACTCTCTTAATGGAGTCTGTTGATGCAATGAATCTGGCCTGTTTGACTGCTGGCTACTACAGATTGCTGGTGGACTCTCGCCGTTCCATCTTTAATGTGGCCAAAAACACGGACAGTATGAACACAT GCCATGCAGCGAGAATGAAGCAGAACTACCAGGCCATTGAGTgtacctacagcacacctcataAAGGATGCGAAGACAGAAACAACCAGAGTTGCAACCAAGATTATTCTGAGCAGGAGTGTGAATTTCTTGACCACAGGAGATGTGAAGGCCAACCGGTCTATATTACTGAGATCCACCAGCCCCAGCATTCAATCCATGTGGCAGAGAGAGCAGAGTGCTGCAGACTCCCTTGCTCCCAAACATACCTCAACGTTCAAAGGCCCAAACCCCAAGACTCCTCTAGGAGTGCAAAGGTCTCCTTCATATTTGGAGATCCTCCCTTAGATAGTGTAAATCCCCAAAATCTGGGCTACCAGAGACTGATGGATGGAAGCCCAGAGATTATAGACAATCACAGCCGCATGTACAGGCGTCTCGAGGAGGACTATAAGATGATGGATGCCATAGAAGATGGGGATGGGTATCATTACTCCACTAAAATATTTGGTCCTTCTGAGTGCATCGAGGAGCCGCTGCTGCACGATATCTGTTATGCAGAGACAACAGACGACGCAGAGGATGAGGATGACATAAGCTGTGAGGAGGATATGGTGATGAGTGACATTGACAAGCCCATGTTGCTTTCGCTCTCTGGGTCCAGTGATGACATAATCGACTTgacctccctccctcctccaccaGAGGGTAATGATGAGGAGGACAATGATGTACTGCTGCACTCCCTTAACTTGGCCattgctgctcctcctcctggcTTCAGGGACAGCTCTgatgaggaggagcagcaggggGCTGGAACTTTGGCCCAAGGAGCCCGCAGTGATATCCCAGTGTCTCTTATAGATTCAGTGCCCACCCACAGAGCAGAGGGCCACGGGCAGCCTCTGGACAATGCAGTGGTGTCCACCTTACAGGCACTCGAGGCCCTTGCTGCATCTGAGGAACAGAGTTCAGCACAGTCAGAGAGTAGCACAG GTGTACAGCTATCGCGAGCATTTAGTCCTGAGTCCTCAGACTCTGGTAATGAGACAAACTCCTCTGAGATGACAGAGAGCTCAGAATTGGCCATTGCTCAGAGACATTCAGACAACCACCTGAGGATGCATGTAGCCATGACAGAAGGATACCATGCCATAAATGAGGAAAAGCCAGAGACTGCAACTAATGACGATGGAGCAAGGGCGATTCCATACAACCCCCAGGAGCATCAGGAGGAGGCAAAATCCTCTGCTATTGCCTCCTCCCAGATATTTCACTCAGATGGGGGTGAGATGGAGCCAGAGACAATGGAAATAAAATCGGTCAGCGAATACTTCACTAAGATGCACATGGGCTCAGTAATGAGCAggcagagaggaaaacagaaggAGGCAGAGCGCCAAACCCAAGGAGATACTTGTGAGTTCTCTGATAGATCACAGATGACCAGTCAAGACTCTGTTAAAGAGGAGTCACCTCATCTTGTTGGAAAGTATAATGCTTTCACTGTGAGAGATTCCTATTACATGAACCAACTTGATCTGGGGCGAACTCACTTTAAAGACAGGCATCAAAAATGGCAGCAAAGAGTGACTGGAAACAAAATGGCAGAGAATGTCTCTCCAGAATGTGAGAATGACTCACAGGCTTCCCACGCAGACAGGTTGACagtaaagggagaaaaaaaggactCGGATGAAAGAAGCCAACAGTTAAATGCTCATTTCCACTCCCCATCCAAAGGACCCATCCCTGCTGAAGCAGATGCCACTTCACAGGATAATGAGCAGCAGCCAATTAAGATTCCAACATCAGAGCAAGATGTCACCCGATTATATGAATACCATGTGAGCAAACGCATGTCATCCATACAGAGTGAAGGCGTTCATTCCCTCCAAAGCTCACAATGTTCTTCTATAGATGCCGGTTGTAgcacaggcagcagcagctgtgtcacCCCCATGGATTCTCCCCTTTGTGCAACAGACAACATGCATCTACTTTCAGAGTCCTCGCTCAGGGGGTTGAGTTATGTAACTGCTGAAGAGAAATCTTATGGGCCCCAGAGTCACGGGAAAGCTGGCCATCCCATGGACCCCACCCTGCTGAGGAAGATCCATGCAGCTACCAGTGCTGAACCTGGGTTCACAATTTCCCGGGATGGCAGTCACAGGATGGCCAAAATAAAGGAGACCACAG CTTGCACACAGCTGAAGAAAGTTGGGGAAGAGTCATCTTTAGCTCTCTGTAATGAAACCAGTACCACCACCACAACCATGTCACTACCATCATTACGAAGTAGCACAGAGCCCAGTGGGCTAACACAGGAAAGCCCCGAGCCCGACCCACACGTCATGGCTTTCCTTTCAAGCAGATCTTCATGTGAACCTACACTAGGCAGCCTCAGGAAGCCACGCAGGGTTCGGATGctcaggaggagctggagcaCTCTAATGCCAGGTTCCAGGAGCTTAGAAGCACTGATAGAGAAAACCAAAGCCACACTTACAGGAAAGAGCGGAGGTCAGAATTTGCAGTCTCAAAATGCCCCAGAAGAACAGAGGATATTCTCTGCCAAAACCTTGCCCAAGAGCATGTCCCAGGGTTCAGTTGCCTCTTATTCATCTGGTAGAGGGCTGCTAAGAGGAGCTTCTGGGTTGCCTACAGAGTCAACGGCACCGAGGTTGATGACGTGGAAGTGCCACAGGCCGTTCAGTCACTGCTTCCTCAGGAGAAAGGCAAACACTAATGGGGATAATGAAGGCAGAGCCGTGCCCTCACATGCACTGTTTTCTGCCAGCTCAGCCTGttgtgaagaaaacacaaagcaaaatgcAGTCTACAAAGCTGAGCAGAATACCATGGCCACTACTATGAGTGACATGAGCCTTGAAGCAAGGCTAGCTCGTGTAAATTCAATGAAGGGAAAAACCTACAGCCTACACACGGGGTTCGCACTTGCACGGAAGGATGCCTTAGATATGATCAGCGTGTTGCGTTGCAGTGTTGGCCACTTGTCCAAAGGTGTGAGGTCCAAGGTCAGCGAGGCAGACATGGAAGCTTTCTCTCAGCTGCTTTT
- the frmpd4 gene encoding FERM and PDZ domain-containing protein 4 isoform X7, translated as MPPAPRKVEMRRDPVLGFGFVAGSEKPVVVRSVTPGGPSEGKLIPGDEIIMINDEPVSSAPRERVIDLVRSCKESILLTVIQPYPSPKSAFISAAKKAKLKTNPVKVRFAEEVIINGQVPETVKDNSLLFMPNVLKVYLENGQTKSFKFDSNTSIKDVILTLQEKLSIKSIEHFSLMLEQRSEGSASKLMLLHEQEMLTQVTQRPGSHKMKCFFRITFVPKDPVDLLRRDAVAFEYLYVQSCNDVVLERFGSELKYDTALRLAALQMYILTINTKQSQKVSLKYIEKEWGLALFLPPAVLSSMKEKNIKKALTHILKTNQNLVPPGKKLTALQAKVHYLKYLSDLRLYGGRVFKSTLIQGEKHTEVTLLVGPKYGISHVINTKTNLVALLADFSHVNRIEMYTEDENRVRVELHVLDVKPITLLMESVDAMNLACLTAGYYRLLVDSRRSIFNVAKNTDSMNTCHAARMKQNYQAIECTYSTPHKGCEDRNNQSCNQDYSEQECEFLDHRRCEGQPVYITEIHQPQHSIHVAERAECCRLPCSQTYLNVQRPKPQDSSRSAKVSFIFGDPPLDSVNPQNLGYQRLMDGSPEIIDNHSRMYRRLEEDYKMMDAIEDGDGYHYSTKIFGPSECIEEPLLHDICYAETTDDAEDEDDISCEEDMVMSDIDKPMLLSLSGSSDDIIDLTSLPPPPEGNDEEDNDVLLHSLNLAIAAPPPGFRDSSDEEEQQGAGTLAQGARSDIPVSLIDSVPTHRAEGHGQPLDNAVVSTLQALEALAASEEQSSAQSESSTGVQLSRAFSPESSDSGNETNSSEMTESSELAIAQRHSDNHLRMHVAMTEGYHAINEEKPETATNDDGARAIPYNPQEHQEEAKSSAIASSQIFHSDGGEMEPETMEIKSVSEYFTKMHMGSVMSRQRGKQKEAERQTQGDTCEFSDRSQMTSQDSVKEESPHLVGKYNAFTVRDSYYMNQLDLGRTHFKDRHQKWQQRVTGNKMAENVSPECENDSQASHADRLTVKGEKKDSDERSQQLNAHFHSPSKGPIPAEADATSQDNEQQPIKIPTSEQDVTRLYEYHVSKRMSSIQSEGVHSLQSSQCSSIDAGCSTGSSSCVTPMDSPLCATDNMHLLSESSLRGLSYVTAEEKSYGPQSHGKAGHPMDPTLLRKIHAATSAEPGFTISRDGSHRMAKIKETTACTQLKKVGEESSLALCNETSTTTTTMSLPSLRSSTEPSGLTQESPEPDPHVMAFLSSRSSCEPTLGSLRKPRRVRMLRRSWSTLMPGSRSLEALIEKTKATLTGKSGGQNLQSQNAPEEQRIFSAKTLPKSMSQGSVASYSSGRGLLRGASGLPTESTAPRLMTWKCHRPFSHCFLRRKANTNGDNEGRAVPSHALFSASSACCEENTKQNAVYKAEQNTMATTMSDMSLEARLARVNSMKGKTYSLHTGFALARKDALDMISVLRCSVGHLSKGVRSKVSEADMEAFSQLLFMQAKVLNSACSQMAMEYSSPEELLLTLTHSFHTLCCLTQACMSLVEGLSAEREQREVVAKVDEVVMNYVCLLKVAEAALGGSPSDQSVNALTHHSATMSAIINTLTHSLEALLNK; from the exons TGCGCCCCGGAAGGTTGAGATGAGACGAGACCCAGTACTTGGCTTTGGCTTTGTGGCAGGCAGTGAGAAACCTGTAGTGGTTCGCTCAGTTACACCAG GGGGTCCATCAGAAGGCAAGCTGATCCCAGGGGACGAAATCATCATGATTAATGATGAGCCAGTCAGTTCAGCACCCCGGGAAAGGGTTATTGACCTTGTCAG GAGCTGCAAGGAGTCCATATTGTTGACTGTTATCCAGCCGTACCCA TCGCCCAAGTCGGCATTTATCAGCGCAGCCAAAAAGGCCAAGTTAAAGACTAATCCTGTTAAAGTCCGCTTCGCTGAAGAGGTCATCATCAACGGCCAGGTCCCT GAAACTGTGAAGGACAACTCCCTTCTTTTTATGCCAAATGTTCTGAAGGTCTACCTGGAGAATGGGCAGactaaatcatttaaatttgacagcaacacatccatTAAG GATGTCATCTTGACCCTTCAAGAAAAGCTGTCCATTAAGAGCATTGAGCACTTCTCCTTGATGCTAGAGCAAAGGTCTGAGGGATCTGCCAGTAAACTCATGCTCCTGCACGAGCAGGAGATGCTGACTcag GTGACACAGAGGCCAGGGTCACACAAAATGAAGTGCTTTTTTCGCATTACATTTGTCCCAAAGGATCCTGTGGACCTGCTTAGGAGAGATGCAGTAGCCTTTGAGTACCTTTATGTTCAG AGCTGTAATGATGTGGTACTAGAGAGATTTGGGTCCGAGCTTAAGTATGACACAGCCCTCCGCCTGGCTGCCCTACAAATGTATATTCTAACCATCAATACCAAGCAGTCCCAGAAAGTTTCGCTGAAGTATATAGA AAAGGAGTGGGGTTTGGCATTGTTCCTGCCTCCTGCAGTGCTTTCTAGCATgaaagagaagaacatcaaAAAAGCTCTTACTCACATCCTTAAAACCAACCAGAACCTGGTTCCACCAGGTAAAAAg CTGACTGCATTGCAGGCAAAAGTGCATTATCTGAAGTATCTCAGCGACTTAAGACTGTATGGCGGACGGGTCTTTAAATCTACTTTAATT CAAGGCGAGAAGCACACAGAGGTGACTTTGCTGGTGGGGCCCAAATATGGCATTAGTCATGTGATTAACACCAAAACAAACCTGGTGGCACTTCTGGCTGATTTCAGTCATGTCAACCGCATCGAGATGTATACGGAAGATGAGAACAGAGTTAGAGTGGAACTACATGTCCTGGATGTGAAG CCCATCACTCTCTTAATGGAGTCTGTTGATGCAATGAATCTGGCCTGTTTGACTGCTGGCTACTACAGATTGCTGGTGGACTCTCGCCGTTCCATCTTTAATGTGGCCAAAAACACGGACAGTATGAACACAT GCCATGCAGCGAGAATGAAGCAGAACTACCAGGCCATTGAGTgtacctacagcacacctcataAAGGATGCGAAGACAGAAACAACCAGAGTTGCAACCAAGATTATTCTGAGCAGGAGTGTGAATTTCTTGACCACAGGAGATGTGAAGGCCAACCGGTCTATATTACTGAGATCCACCAGCCCCAGCATTCAATCCATGTGGCAGAGAGAGCAGAGTGCTGCAGACTCCCTTGCTCCCAAACATACCTCAACGTTCAAAGGCCCAAACCCCAAGACTCCTCTAGGAGTGCAAAGGTCTCCTTCATATTTGGAGATCCTCCCTTAGATAGTGTAAATCCCCAAAATCTGGGCTACCAGAGACTGATGGATGGAAGCCCAGAGATTATAGACAATCACAGCCGCATGTACAGGCGTCTCGAGGAGGACTATAAGATGATGGATGCCATAGAAGATGGGGATGGGTATCATTACTCCACTAAAATATTTGGTCCTTCTGAGTGCATCGAGGAGCCGCTGCTGCACGATATCTGTTATGCAGAGACAACAGACGACGCAGAGGATGAGGATGACATAAGCTGTGAGGAGGATATGGTGATGAGTGACATTGACAAGCCCATGTTGCTTTCGCTCTCTGGGTCCAGTGATGACATAATCGACTTgacctccctccctcctccaccaGAGGGTAATGATGAGGAGGACAATGATGTACTGCTGCACTCCCTTAACTTGGCCattgctgctcctcctcctggcTTCAGGGACAGCTCTgatgaggaggagcagcaggggGCTGGAACTTTGGCCCAAGGAGCCCGCAGTGATATCCCAGTGTCTCTTATAGATTCAGTGCCCACCCACAGAGCAGAGGGCCACGGGCAGCCTCTGGACAATGCAGTGGTGTCCACCTTACAGGCACTCGAGGCCCTTGCTGCATCTGAGGAACAGAGTTCAGCACAGTCAGAGAGTAGCACAG GTGTACAGCTATCGCGAGCATTTAGTCCTGAGTCCTCAGACTCTGGTAATGAGACAAACTCCTCTGAGATGACAGAGAGCTCAGAATTGGCCATTGCTCAGAGACATTCAGACAACCACCTGAGGATGCATGTAGCCATGACAGAAGGATACCATGCCATAAATGAGGAAAAGCCAGAGACTGCAACTAATGACGATGGAGCAAGGGCGATTCCATACAACCCCCAGGAGCATCAGGAGGAGGCAAAATCCTCTGCTATTGCCTCCTCCCAGATATTTCACTCAGATGGGGGTGAGATGGAGCCAGAGACAATGGAAATAAAATCGGTCAGCGAATACTTCACTAAGATGCACATGGGCTCAGTAATGAGCAggcagagaggaaaacagaaggAGGCAGAGCGCCAAACCCAAGGAGATACTTGTGAGTTCTCTGATAGATCACAGATGACCAGTCAAGACTCTGTTAAAGAGGAGTCACCTCATCTTGTTGGAAAGTATAATGCTTTCACTGTGAGAGATTCCTATTACATGAACCAACTTGATCTGGGGCGAACTCACTTTAAAGACAGGCATCAAAAATGGCAGCAAAGAGTGACTGGAAACAAAATGGCAGAGAATGTCTCTCCAGAATGTGAGAATGACTCACAGGCTTCCCACGCAGACAGGTTGACagtaaagggagaaaaaaaggactCGGATGAAAGAAGCCAACAGTTAAATGCTCATTTCCACTCCCCATCCAAAGGACCCATCCCTGCTGAAGCAGATGCCACTTCACAGGATAATGAGCAGCAGCCAATTAAGATTCCAACATCAGAGCAAGATGTCACCCGATTATATGAATACCATGTGAGCAAACGCATGTCATCCATACAGAGTGAAGGCGTTCATTCCCTCCAAAGCTCACAATGTTCTTCTATAGATGCCGGTTGTAgcacaggcagcagcagctgtgtcacCCCCATGGATTCTCCCCTTTGTGCAACAGACAACATGCATCTACTTTCAGAGTCCTCGCTCAGGGGGTTGAGTTATGTAACTGCTGAAGAGAAATCTTATGGGCCCCAGAGTCACGGGAAAGCTGGCCATCCCATGGACCCCACCCTGCTGAGGAAGATCCATGCAGCTACCAGTGCTGAACCTGGGTTCACAATTTCCCGGGATGGCAGTCACAGGATGGCCAAAATAAAGGAGACCACAG CTTGCACACAGCTGAAGAAAGTTGGGGAAGAGTCATCTTTAGCTCTCTGTAATGAAACCAGTACCACCACCACAACCATGTCACTACCATCATTACGAAGTAGCACAGAGCCCAGTGGGCTAACACAGGAAAGCCCCGAGCCCGACCCACACGTCATGGCTTTCCTTTCAAGCAGATCTTCATGTGAACCTACACTAGGCAGCCTCAGGAAGCCACGCAGGGTTCGGATGctcaggaggagctggagcaCTCTAATGCCAGGTTCCAGGAGCTTAGAAGCACTGATAGAGAAAACCAAAGCCACACTTACAGGAAAGAGCGGAGGTCAGAATTTGCAGTCTCAAAATGCCCCAGAAGAACAGAGGATATTCTCTGCCAAAACCTTGCCCAAGAGCATGTCCCAGGGTTCAGTTGCCTCTTATTCATCTGGTAGAGGGCTGCTAAGAGGAGCTTCTGGGTTGCCTACAGAGTCAACGGCACCGAGGTTGATGACGTGGAAGTGCCACAGGCCGTTCAGTCACTGCTTCCTCAGGAGAAAGGCAAACACTAATGGGGATAATGAAGGCAGAGCCGTGCCCTCACATGCACTGTTTTCTGCCAGCTCAGCCTGttgtgaagaaaacacaaagcaaaatgcAGTCTACAAAGCTGAGCAGAATACCATGGCCACTACTATGAGTGACATGAGCCTTGAAGCAAGGCTAGCTCGTGTAAATTCAATGAAGGGAAAAACCTACAGCCTACACACGGGGTTCGCACTTGCACGGAAGGATGCCTTAGATATGATCAGCGTGTTGCGTTGCAGTGTTGGCCACTTGTCCAAAGGTGTGAGGTCCAAGGTCAGCGAGGCAGACATGGAAGCTTTCTCTCAGCTGCTTTT